The following proteins come from a genomic window of Chryseobacterium glaciei:
- a CDS encoding SulP family inorganic anion transporter, producing MNSYLNIFDFSKKINYKNELLAGFTVAMTMIPESLSFAILAGLSPLTGLYAAFMMGLVTAILGGRPGMVSGGAGATIVVLIALIKTHGIEYLFATVVLAGIFQLLVGVFKLGKFVRLIPQPVMYGFLNGLAVIIFMAQIEQFKITDSNGVVGWLQGTSLYIMAGLTALTIAIVYIFPKITKIIPASLVAILIVFALVLGFNIHTKTVADIASISGSLPSFHIPQIPFSLKTLEIIFPYAMIMAGVGLIESLLTLSMVDEITDSKGSTNRESVAQGIANITNGFFGGMGGCAMVAQTLVNLNAGSRARLSGIIASITILIIILVGAPFIEKIPMAALVGVMMMVAISTFQWVSIRIVNKMPKSDIFVGITVALITIVLHNLALAVLVGVIISALVFAWDNAKRIKAKKYVDEKGVKYYEIYGPLFFGSVTAFTDKFDPANDPDEVIIDFKESRIVDMSALDALDKLSKRYAQQNKKLHLKYLSEDCRKMLKNAEAIIEVNIQDDPTYKVMPEK from the coding sequence ATGAATAGTTATCTCAACATTTTCGATTTTTCAAAGAAAATAAACTACAAAAATGAGTTATTGGCTGGTTTTACAGTGGCCATGACCATGATTCCGGAATCTCTTTCGTTTGCAATTTTGGCAGGCCTTTCTCCATTGACGGGTTTATACGCAGCTTTTATGATGGGATTGGTAACTGCAATTTTAGGTGGTCGCCCTGGTATGGTGTCTGGCGGAGCAGGCGCAACAATTGTGGTTTTGATTGCTTTAATTAAAACTCATGGGATAGAATATCTTTTTGCAACGGTCGTTCTCGCTGGTATTTTTCAATTATTGGTAGGTGTTTTCAAACTCGGAAAATTTGTAAGATTAATTCCACAACCTGTAATGTATGGCTTTCTGAATGGTTTGGCAGTCATTATTTTTATGGCTCAGATCGAACAGTTTAAAATCACAGACAGCAACGGAGTGGTAGGTTGGCTTCAAGGTACATCCTTATATATTATGGCGGGTTTGACTGCTTTAACGATTGCCATTGTTTACATTTTTCCTAAAATCACAAAGATTATTCCGGCTTCTCTGGTCGCAATTTTAATTGTTTTTGCATTAGTTTTAGGTTTTAATATTCATACAAAAACGGTTGCAGACATTGCCAGCATCAGCGGAAGTCTTCCCAGTTTTCATATTCCGCAGATTCCTTTTTCATTAAAAACGTTAGAAATTATCTTTCCCTATGCGATGATTATGGCAGGAGTTGGGTTGATTGAATCTCTTCTTACCTTATCAATGGTTGATGAGATCACAGATTCCAAAGGAAGTACAAACCGCGAATCGGTTGCGCAGGGTATCGCTAATATTACCAACGGATTTTTCGGTGGAATGGGCGGTTGTGCAATGGTAGCGCAGACTTTAGTCAATTTAAATGCAGGCTCAAGGGCGAGATTATCAGGAATTATTGCATCAATTACTATTTTAATTATCATTTTAGTTGGCGCTCCGTTTATCGAAAAAATTCCAATGGCAGCTTTAGTTGGAGTAATGATGATGGTTGCGATCAGTACTTTTCAATGGGTTTCGATTAGAATCGTCAATAAAATGCCAAAGTCTGATATTTTTGTAGGAATTACGGTTGCTTTAATAACCATTGTTTTACATAATCTTGCGTTAGCAGTTCTGGTTGGAGTTATCATTTCTGCCTTAGTTTTTGCTTGGGATAATGCGAAAAGAATCAAAGCAAAAAAATATGTTGATGAAAAAGGAGTAAAATATTACGAAATATATGGACCATTATTTTTCGGTTCTGTAACAGCATTTACGGATAAATTTGATCCCGCAAATGATCCTGATGAAGTGATTATAGATTTCAAAGAAAGTCGAATTGTTGATATGAGTGCCCTCGATGCTTTAGATAAATTATCGAAAAGATACGCCCAGCAAAACAAAAAATTACATTTAAAATACCTAAGCGAAGA